The genomic window CGGGGTAGACCTTCCGAGAGAAAAACGACTCGAGGTTGCGCTGACCTATATCTATGGTATAGGCCGCTCGGCTTCCTACAAGATCTTGCGGGACTCAGGGGTGAGCCCGGATGTTCGCGTCAAGGATCTGACCGAGGAAGAGATTACGAAGCTGCGGCGAACCATTGAGGGCAACTATAGGGTGGAAGGAGACCTGAGGCGCGAGGTCTCCATGAATATCAAGCGGCTCATGGATATCGGCGCGTACCGCGGCCTCAGGCACCGGCGGGGTCTCCCGGTTCGCGGCCAGCGAACCAGTACCAACGCCCGGACCCGCAAGGGTCCTCGTCGGACGGTCGGCGCGAAGAGTAAGAAAACATAGTCAGGTCGGGTGGCCGGCTGATTCCCGATCACTCAGCGACTGGAGGAAGAATGGCGGAAGAGGCAAAACCGAGACGTTCGGCAGGACGATCGGGGGGCAGGAGAGAGACCAAGAATATCGCGCACGGGATTGCGTGCGTCCAGGCGACGTTCAACAATACCATCGTCACCATCACCGATGTGACGGGCAACGTCGTGGCTTGGGCAAGCGCCGGTTCGGTGGGGTTCAAGGGATCGCGCAAGAGTACGCCATTTGCCGCACAGAGGGCTGCGGACAGCGCCGCCCAGAAGGCGATGGGCCATGGTATGAAAGAGGTCAAGGTCTATGTGAAGGGTCCGGGTGCGGGTCGAGAGGCAGCCATTCGAGCCTTGCAGGCCGCGGGTATGGAGATTGTCGCCATTAAGGACGTCACGCCGATTCCGCACAACGGTTGCAGACCGTCGAAACGGAGACGTGTATGACGCCCCTGTCCGCATCGATATATCACTATCATCCGGTCATTCTGGAGGGAGATGTTCGTGGCTAGATATCGGGATCCCGTGTGTAAGCTCTGTAGACGCGAGGGGATGAAGCTGTTTTTGAAGGGGGATCGATGTTTCTCCGCCAACTGCGCGATCGAGAAGCGTAACTACGCTCCCGGTATGCATGGCCAGCGACGGACCAAGGTGTCCGACTACTGCCGGCAACTCCGCGAAAAGCAGAAGATGCGCCGAATCTATGGCGTCCTGGAAACCCAGTTCCGGAAATATTTCCGTCTGGCCGAGCGACAGAGTGGGATTACCGGTGAAAACCTCGTCAGGATTCTGGAGCAGCGACTGGATAGTGTGGTTCATCGTCTTGGATTTGCCGCATCCCGCGCACAGGCGCGGCTATTGATCACTCACGGTCACATCATCGTCAATGGGCGAAAAACGGACATTGCGTCCTACCGGGTGCGTCCGGGTGACATCATCGAGGTCCGTCCCAAGAGTCGCGAAATGTCGGCCATTCAGGCGGCTCTTGAAGGGGCCAAGCGGCGTGGGTTGCCGAGTTGGCTGGAGCTTGATGCGACGAACATGAAAGGGACTGTCCGATCGATGCCATCCCGGGAGGAGATCGCTATCCCCGTGGAGGAACAGTTGATCGTCGCGCTGTACTCCAAATAATGGTGGGCGTGGGAGGTTTTGATGATCCAGAAGTTTAAAAGCATCCAGAAGCCCAAGCGGCTGGACTGCGAGCTGGAGTCTCTGACGAGCACATACGGCAAGTTTTATGCGGAACCCTTCGAGCGTGGGTTTGGATTGACCATTGGGAACGCGCTTCGGCGTATTCTCCTCTCTGCCATTGAGGGGGCTGCGGTCACGACCGTTCGAATCGCCGGGGCGCTGCACGAGTTTTCGACCATTCCAGGGGTGAAGGAGGATGTGACCGATATCATCCTGAACCTCAAGGGTCTACGATTCCGGCTTCACGTGGACCAGCCGAAGACCCTGCACCTGAAGGCGTTTTCAGAGGGCGAAATTCGAGCCGAACATATCACACCGGATCCCGACGTCGAGATCTTGAATCCTGATCGGCACATTGCAACCTTGGAGCAGGATGGCAAACTTGAGTTGGAGCTGGAGGTACGCCATGGCCGAGGCTATGCTCCGGCCGAGCGTAACAAGCGGGAGGGCCAACCGGTTGATGTCATCGCGATAGACTCTATCTTTTCCCCGATCCGGAAGGTCAATTTCCTCGTTGAAGACACCCGTGTCGGCCAGATCACCGACTACAACAAACTGACTATGGAAGTCTGGACCGACGGCAGTATCCTGCCTCGTGATGCGATCGCCTATGCCGCCAAGATCCTCAAGGATCACCTTGGCATATTCACCAACTTTGAAGAGGAGCCGGAGGGTGAGGGGATTGTCATCGACGAGGCCAAGAAGCAGCTTCTGGACAACCTGAATCGAAGTGTCGATGAGCTGGAGCTCTCGGTGCGATCTGCCAATTGCTTGAAGCACTCGGAGATTCGATATATCTATGAGTTGGTCGTCAAGAGCGAGGCCGAGATGTTGAAGACCAAAAATTTCGGTCGGAAGTCGCTGAATGAGATCAAAGAGATCCTTGCCGGTATGGGATTAACCTTAGGAATGAAACTGGAAGGCCTCCCTGTTGGCGAGTCTATTGGGAAACGAGGGGAGAAACCCTCGAAGGCCTTAACGGGGGCCTGAGCCTGGCCTGATTTCACACGGTCAGGCGGGAGTGCCTGTAACTATGCGACATAGGAAAGCTGGGAGGAAGCTCGGCCGCACCACGGCTCATCGCGAGATGCTCCTCCGCAATCTGCTGACATCACTCTTTCATTACGAGAAGATCGTGACGACTGAGGCGAAGGCCAAGGAGTTGCGCAAGCTGGCGGATAAGGTGATTACGCTGGCCAAGCGTGGCGATTTGCATGCGCGTCGGCAGGCGGCCGAGGTTGTGCAGGATGAAGATGTCTTGAAAAAGCTGTTCGACTCCATCGGGAGCCGCTATAAGGATCGGAACGGCGGCTATACGAGGCTGACTAAGCTGGAGTACAGAATGGGGGACGGCGCCCCACTGGCGGCCATCGAGCTGGCAGAGGTCGGTGCCGCGATTGCGGTCGCGGCGGCGCCGGCCAAGCGTCGCGGTCGGCGTGGAGACAAAGGGCAGACGCCGAAGCCAAGGCCGGCCGAACCCACAGCGGCCCCTCCGCCCGGCGCCTAGTGTAGCGCGTCACAAATGGCTTTATACTCCGTTCGTGCTGAGCCTGTCGAAGCATGAACGGAACTCATTGGAACCATGAGCCCTTCGACAAGCTCAGGGCGAACGGAATAAGTAAAGAAACGTTAGACTCACTACACTAGTAGGCCCGGTCGGTCTTCAAAGACAATACGTTGATTTGAACCTTAGGTGCCCTTCCCGGTTCGTTCGGGAAGGGCACCGTTGCTTTTACTGGGACCGCGCCGCCAAAGTTTTTCCCCACCCCGACCTCCTGTTTCCACTACCCCCATCGTTCAACGCTATACCTCATCTTTAATCCGAACAAACTAGTATAAGTCTTAATTCACTACTAGTGCATATTTTTTACTTGACGTGCTTGGAGTGAGCATGTAAAAAGCTCGGGAAGAATGGTCCGGCGTCGAATAGAGTCTGGTCTGGTGCCGTAGCAACGTCTGCGTTCGTTTCACACGGAAGCCTGTGGAGGGACCGGTCATGATCCTGATCCGGAGGGTTCGACGGGCGGCGCAGGCGACAACCCGTGTAGCCTGCCGGAGGCCGGCGCTTCTCGTAGCCGCGCTCCTGGCACTCTTCATCGCCGGCACGGCCGCGTTTCTCGGTCCGCTTTGGGCCGCTCAAGGCATCATCAGGACGATCACCCCATCGGCAGCCTACGTCGGCGATCAGGTCACGATCGAAGGCCACGGCTTCGGTGCCCACAACGTCCAGATCACCGTCGGAGGCCTGGCAGCCCAGGTCCTCTCGGCGACCGGCCACTCGGCCACCTTCCTTGCGCCAACGGGTGTTCACCCCGGGCCTACCACCGTGACCGCCACCAACCCCGGCGGCCGATCCGGCAGCATCGCCTTCACCGTCCTCGACCACCCGCCCGTCGCGAATGCCGGCCCCGACCAGACCGTCTTCGTCACCGGCACGGTCCAGTTCGACGGCTCTGCCTCCTCCGACGCCGACGGCGACCCGCTGACCTTCCACTGGACGTTCGTCTCGGCCCCAGCAGGCAGCACCACGACGCTGTCCGATCCCACAGCGGTGCGCCCCACGATCCTCATCGATCGCCCGGGGACCTATGTCGTCCAGCTACTCGTCAACGACGGCTACACCGACAGCGCGCCCGACACCGTCCAGATCGGCACGCTCAACTCGCGCCCGGTGGCCGACGCCGGCCCCGACCAGACCGCCCACATTGGCAGCCTCATCCAGCTCGACGGCGCCGCCTCCTCCGACATTGACGGTGATCCGCTGACCTACGCCTGGACCTTCGTCACCACGCCAGCCGGCAGCCAGGCCACCTTGATGGACGCGACCACAGCGCATCCCTCCTTCGTAGCCGACCTCCCGGGTCGCTACGTCGCAGGACTGATCGTCAACGACGGCGCCCTTGACAGTAAGCCGGCCGCGGTGCAGATCGACACCTATAACTCTCGCCCGGTGGCCGACGCCGGCCCGGATCAGCAGGCGACCGTCGGCGACACCGTCCAACTCGACGGCAGTTACTCCTCCGACGTGGATGGCGATCCTCTGACCTACCGGTGGTCGTTGACCACGATTCCCACCGACAGCGCGGTGAGCCTGCTCGATCTCACGACGGCGCAACCGACCTTCGTGCCAGACCTCCCCGGCGATTACGTCGGACAGCTCATCGTGAACGACGGCTTCGAGGACAGCCTGCCTGACACCGTCGCCATCAGCGCAACGCCCCCGCCAAATCGGCCACCCGTGGCCGGGGATGATGCCGCCGTCACCGACGAGAACGCCGTAGTCGGCATCGCCGTCCTGGGTAACGATAGCGATCCCGACGTCGATCCGCTCACGATTACGGCCGTCACGCAGGGAACCAACGGCGGGACGGCCACCATCAACGGCGTCACCGTCACCTATACTCCGCCAGCCAACTGGAGCGAGACCGACAGTTTCACTTACATCATTACCGACGGGCGCGGCGGGACGGCCACGGCCACTGTGACCGTGACCGTCAACCCCGTGAATCACCCCCCAACGGTGACGTTGACAGCGGACCAGACGGGCGGTGCGCCGCCTCTCACTGTCACCTTCACCGCTACCGCCAACGATCCGGATGGCGATCCCCTAACCTACGCCTGGGACTTCGGCGACGGGACGACAAAACCAAATGGCAGCGCGAGCGAAAGCCACACCTATCAGACCGCCGGGAGCTTCACCGCCACCGTCACCGTCTCGGACGGCACGGCGACTGCCCAGGCGAGCCTCACCATCACCCCGTCAGTCGGGCCTCCCGATCCCAGTACCGTGGCGCCGCCTCTATCGCAGACCTCTACCACCGATCTCGGCAGCGGGACCGCGTTCTTGTACTCCGGCTCCAATCCGATCCAGACCGGCGTGGCCCCTGGGACGATCACCCCCATACGGGCAGCGGTCCTGCGCGGCCGGGTCTTCAATGACCTGGGAACGCCGCTCCCCGGCGTGACGATCAGCATTCTCAATCACCCGGAGTTGGGCCAGACCCAGAGCCGCGCCGATGGTTGGTTCGACCTGGCCGTCAACGGCGGCGGGCTGCTGACGGTCACGTACACGCTCGGCGGATTTCTGCCCGCCCAGCGCGGCGTCGACGTCCCCTGGCAGGACTTCGCCATCCTGCCTGAGGTCGTGATGGTCCCTCGTAATTCGCAGGCCACGACGATAGACCTGACAGCCCCGATACCCATACACGTCGCGCAGGGCAGCGTGGTTACCGACGCCGACGGCACCCGGCAGGCCGCGCTGCTGATCCCGCAGGGGACGCAGGCGCAGGTCCTGCTCCCTGACGGGAGCACCCAGGCGGTGAGTAGTCTCACCCTGCGGCTGACGGAGTACACCGTGGGACCTGACGGACCCAAGCGGATGCCCGCCCCCCTGCCGCCCACCAGCGCCTACACCTACGCGGTGGAACTGGGCGCCGATGAGGCGATCGCCAAGCTCGGCGGCAAGGACGTCCTCTTCAACCAGCCGGTCTTCTTCTACGTGGACAACTTCCTGAACTTCCCGGTCGGCATTCCCGTGCCGACGGGCTACTACGACAACAGCTGGGGCGTATGGGTGGCGTCCGACAGCGGTCGGATCATCAAGATCCTCAGCGTCACCGGCGGTCTGGCCGACCTGGACACCGATGGCGACGGCCTCGCCGACAACGGTCTGGGGATCAGCGATGCCGAACGGGCGCAACTGGCCTCACGTTATGCGGTCGGTACCAGCCTGTGGCGTGTGCCCGTGTCGCATCTCTCCACCTGGGACTGCAACTGGCCTCCCTCGCCGCCACAAGACGCGGAAACCCATCAAGGGCCGGCTCCCACGCCGGACCCCCAACCCAACAAGCCCAACCAATGTGAAGGCTCCATCGTCGGCTGCCAGAACCAGACTCTCGGGGAGGCGTTGCCCGTGGCCGGGACGCCGTTTTCGCTCTATTACAAGAGCGACCGAGCGCCGGGCCGCACCGCGGCTTACAGCGTGGACATCACCCTCAGTGGCTCCTCCGTCCCCGCCAGCCTGAAGCGAGTCGATCTGGAGGTTTTGGTAGCCGGGCGGCTCTTCACGCAAAGCTTCCCATCGAATCCGAACCAGCGCACGACCTTTACCTGGGACGGTCTAGATGCCTATGGTCGACCGGTGCAGGGGCAATATTTGGCGACGGTGCGGATCGGATACGTGTATGACGAGGCCTACCAGGTGACGGATCGATTCGGCTCTAACGGGAACGGGATTCCCATTACCGGCAGCCGCGCACGCCGCGAGGTGACGCTGTGGCGGACCGACACAGTCAGGATCGGCCCATGGGACGCCCGTGGCCAGGGGTTGGGTGGCTGGACGCTAAGCGCGCATCATGCGTATGATCCTCTGGGCAAAGTGCTCTATCTGGGGAATGGCAGCCAACGTAGCGCAAACAGTATTCACCATACGATTACCACTGTGGCCGGAACGGGAGGCGCCGGCTTCAGCGGCGATGGTGGCCCGGCTACCCAGGCTGGTCTTAATTGGATTTACGACGTCGCCGTAGCTCCCGACGGCAGCCTCTACATCGCTGATGGGGGTAACCATCGCATTCGCCGGGTGGGGCCGGATGGGATGATTACGACCGTAGCTGGTACGGGATATTGGGGCTTTAGCGGCGATAGCGGTCCGGCCACCCAGGCTACCCTGTATTGGCCTTCCGGCGTCGCCGTGGCCTCGGATGGTAGCCTCTATATTGCTGACAGCGGCAACCGTCGCATCCGCCGGGTGGGGCCCGACGGAATAATCACTACCATGGCCGGAACGGGAGCTTTGTTGGGCTCTAGCGGCGATAGCGGTCCGGCCACCCAGGCTACCTTTAGTGCGGTCGGCGGCGTCGTCGTAGCCCCGGACGGTAGTGTCTATATCGGTGACTCCTATCGAATTCGCCGAGTAGGACCGGATGGGATCATTACGACCGTGGCTGGAACTGGGCTTGCGGGCTTCAGTGGCGACGGCGGCCCGGCCACCCTGGCTACCCTTCGGGGTGGCAAAGTTGCCGTAGCTCCGGGCGGTAGCCTCTATATTGCCGACACAGACAACTATCGCATCCGCCGGGTGGGGCCCAATGGGATCATCACCACCGTAGCCGGTGCGGGGTGGTTTGGGTACCGCGGCGATGGCGGCCCGGCCACCCAGGCTCACCTTGATTGGACTTACGACGTCGCTGTAGCCCCCGACGGTAGCGTCTATCTCATTGACTACAATCGCGTCCGCCGGGTGGGACTTGACGGGATCATTACCACCATAGCCGGCAAGGGGACTAATGGCTTCAGCGGCGATGGCGGCCCGGCCACTGCGGCTACCCTTTATTCTCCTTACGGCCTCGCTGTGGCTCCTGACGGTAGCTTCTATATCGCAGACACCTATAACTTTCGCGTCCGCCGGGTGGGGCTGCCGCTACCGGGATTTTCAGATTCGGATCTGGTCGTTCCCTCCGAAGACGGCCGTGAACTGTACCAGTTTAATGCGAATGGCCGCCACCTGCGCACACTCCACGCCCTTACGGTTGCCACGCTCTATACCTTCACCTACGACAGCGAGGGCCGCCTCACCCAGGTCACC from Candidatus Methylomirabilota bacterium includes these protein-coding regions:
- a CDS encoding DNA-directed RNA polymerase subunit alpha → MIQKFKSIQKPKRLDCELESLTSTYGKFYAEPFERGFGLTIGNALRRILLSAIEGAAVTTVRIAGALHEFSTIPGVKEDVTDIILNLKGLRFRLHVDQPKTLHLKAFSEGEIRAEHITPDPDVEILNPDRHIATLEQDGKLELELEVRHGRGYAPAERNKREGQPVDVIAIDSIFSPIRKVNFLVEDTRVGQITDYNKLTMEVWTDGSILPRDAIAYAAKILKDHLGIFTNFEEEPEGEGIVIDEAKKQLLDNLNRSVDELELSVRSANCLKHSEIRYIYELVVKSEAEMLKTKNFGRKSLNEIKEILAGMGLTLGMKLEGLPVGESIGKRGEKPSKALTGA
- a CDS encoding 30S ribosomal protein S4; translation: MARYRDPVCKLCRREGMKLFLKGDRCFSANCAIEKRNYAPGMHGQRRTKVSDYCRQLREKQKMRRIYGVLETQFRKYFRLAERQSGITGENLVRILEQRLDSVVHRLGFAASRAQARLLITHGHIIVNGRKTDIASYRVRPGDIIEVRPKSREMSAIQAALEGAKRRGLPSWLELDATNMKGTVRSMPSREEIAIPVEEQLIVALYSK
- a CDS encoding 50S ribosomal protein L17, whose translation is MRHRKAGRKLGRTTAHREMLLRNLLTSLFHYEKIVTTEAKAKELRKLADKVITLAKRGDLHARRQAAEVVQDEDVLKKLFDSIGSRYKDRNGGYTRLTKLEYRMGDGAPLAAIELAEVGAAIAVAAAPAKRRGRRGDKGQTPKPRPAEPTAAPPPGA
- a CDS encoding 30S ribosomal protein S13; translated protein: MARIAGVDLPREKRLEVALTYIYGIGRSASYKILRDSGVSPDVRVKDLTEEEITKLRRTIEGNYRVEGDLRREVSMNIKRLMDIGAYRGLRHRRGLPVRGQRTSTNARTRKGPRRTVGAKSKKT
- a CDS encoding 30S ribosomal protein S11, with translation MAEEAKPRRSAGRSGGRRETKNIAHGIACVQATFNNTIVTITDVTGNVVAWASAGSVGFKGSRKSTPFAAQRAADSAAQKAMGHGMKEVKVYVKGPGAGREAAIRALQAAGMEIVAIKDVTPIPHNGCRPSKRRRV